Below is a genomic region from Echinicola rosea.
ATGTCTCATGGATTGCAGGGATGAGCACAGTTTTTTTTTGATTCTTTATCCCGGTTTATCTGTGACAATCCGAAAAATCCGTGAGAAACTTTATTACTGCCATGAAAGCGGATAATCAGATTACCTGCAGGGCAAACGCATTAAACCCGGAATCAATGCCGTTTAGTTAAGGCCATTTCCCTGTTTTCACCTGCTAGGAGTTTCTTTTCTATTTGACTTTAACTGTATGGCTTTGGCCATTTTGGTGGATTTTATCCTTTTCCTTTTTTCCCCCGAAAGCCTTCGGGGCAGGCTATTGATGAAAAAAGAAAGAAAAAAATCTAGGCCGGTGGTATGCCTTTTAAAATGGGACATGGATTTCCCCTGCGACGTGGATCCGTCACCCATTTTAATTTCCACCCGATGGCTACGACCTAAAAGTGAGTGGGGCTCGCTGTTCCACGACGCGAGCCAACTCCCTTTCTTAACGGCCTGCACCATTGGCCGGAAAACAGGCATACCAAGGGCCGTCAAAAGGAAGCGGTACATTTTTGAGACTTATTAACTGAATTCGCCTTGCAGGTATTGGACGTTAAGAAATTAAAAAGCGGGCGGGCAAGAAGGCAGGCTTGTTTGACGAAATACTAGCCAAAAAGAATGTTGGCTGCTAAAGAAGGTTTACCTGGCTTTAGACAGGAGGAGTTTGCCTGCATGAGGGGAGGTTTTAATTTTAGGCCAATAGATGCACACCTGTGCGCCGTGGCGTAGCGGCGGGTTTTTTTGGTTACTTTTTTGACCTGAAGCAAAAAAGTAACAAAGGTAAAGGGATGAAAACCACCAAGGAATTTAGCTAGAAAAATAACTGCCCAAGGAAAAAATATAGAACCCATATTTTTCAGATACACACTAATTAAACGGCATTGATCCCGGAACATGCATAAGCCTATCTATCGCTGCCTAAAACTACTTCAAAATCAACCGCTTAGATATGAGCCCATTATTCGGCCTTTGGAGCTTTCGGTTTTGGAACAGTTGATGGGGGCGTTAAGAAAATGAGTTAGCTCGCGCAGTGGACAAGCGAGATCCACTCATTTTTAGCCCACTGTAACTGGCACAAAATCAAATTAAGACAAACGAAACCGTACTCGTAAACCCAGCCACTTAATGTGAAGGAGGCTCCATGGCCTAGATTTTTTGCCTACTTTTTCATCAATAGAAAAAGTAGGAAAGTCTAATAAAGCATAGGAAGCTAAATTCCATAGCAACGGCAGATATATATTCAAACTAGGATATTTTTTCAAATGCGTTCGCCCAGAGATTACCTGTTATCAAAATGAAAAAACTTTATCGATTTAGTATATTTGGACATTACTTAAAATGAACTAAATGATGACCTCACCCATAAAAATATTAGTAGTCGGCTGTGGCAATATGGGCGCTTCCCATGCACTGGCTTATCACCAAATGGATGGCTTCGAAATCTGCGGATTGGTAGCCCGCGGAGACAGCAAGAATGAGCTAAATAGTAAATTGGGCGCAGACTACCCACTTTTCTCCAGTTATGAAAAAGCACTGGAAGCGTGCAAGCCTGATGCTGTATGCATTTCCACTTACCCTGACACACATGAAGAATATGCCCTAATGGCCCTGGATGCAGGTTGCCATGTATTTATCGAAAAGCCTTTGGCAGACACCGTAGCAGGGTCAGAACGGATTGTCCAAGCTGCCCAAGCAGCAAATAAAAAAGTAGTGGTGGGGTACATCCTTCGCCACCACCCTTCTTGGATAAAGTTTATAGAAATCGCCCAGACCCTCGGCAAGCCACTGGTCATGCGCATGAACCTTAACCAACAGAGTCATGGCCGCATGTGGGACGTGCACCGAAACCTCATGAAGAGCCTTAGCCCCATTGTGGATTGTGGCGTCCACTATATCGATGTAATGTGCCAAATGACACAATCCAAACCCGAAAAAGTCAGCGCCATCGGCGTCCGGCTGACCGATGATATCCCGCATGACAATTATAACTATGGCCAATTGCAAATTACTTTTGAAGATGGATCAGTCGGATGGTATGAAGCAGGCTGGGGTCCCATGATCAGTGAAACAGCCTTCTTTGTAAAAGACGTCTTCGGCCCTAAAGGTGCTGCATCCATCGTCGCCAAAGAGGCTGGCGGTAGTGGCAAATCTGATTCGGTGGATGATCATACCAAAACAGAATCCATCAAGATCCACCACGCAGACATCAATGCAGCAAATGAATTTACCAAACCTGACGAATGGGTAGAAACAGCCGATGAACCCGACCACAATGCCCTTTGCCAGCGGGAGCAGGCTTACTTTCTGAAAGCCATCCAAAGCGACATTGACCTTGGCCAACACTTGGAAGATGCCATTAACAGCCTCAAAGTAGCTTTCGCATGTGATGAGTCGGTAAAAACAGGGGAAATAGTGGAGATCAATTAAGGAGAAATTCCTAATAATTTATTTATCTTCATGTCTGTGAAGCACTCACCAATCTCGAAAAATAACATGATAAAATCCATATCTATAATTAATTTCATGGGCTATTCTCAGTTTAAGGCTAAAGAATTTGCTCCTATCAATGTTTTAATTGGGAAAAATGATACTGGTAAAACAGGTTTACTGAAATTATTATACGCTTCCACAAAAGGAGTCGATACATATAGTAGAAAAAACGAAACTGAAGATATTAGTTTCAAAAAGGTAATATCAGAAAAGCTTTCCAACACTTTTCAACCTGGAAAAAAAGGATTAGGCGAACTTGTCAGCAAACATGAAAGAGGGAAGCTATCTGTTGATATGGAGTTTTCTCACACTAAACTATCTTATAATGATAGACTTTACTTTTCCTTCGGAGATAGTACGACCAAAAACATTATTGATTGTCGAGACAAAATAAACCCTATTTCCACAAATTTCAGATGTCTGTTCATTCCCGCAAAGGAAGTGCTAACACCTCTCAAAGCGATAAGGGCAACTAGGGATAATTTACACATGCCAGGATTTGACGACACCTACCTTGACCTAATAAGAGCTTTGGTAATCCCCACTCAAAGAGGCAACATAGCGGTGGAGCTAAAGGGTGTGAACAAGAAATTAGAGGATTTGTTCGAAGGAAAAATTGAGCAAGGAATCGATGACGACTTTATTTTCAAAAAAGGCCATAGTGAATTTCACATTAACCTTACAGCGGAAGGAGTGAAAAAGATCGGCATCCTCACCACATTAATAAGAAATAGGCAGCTTAACTCTAACTCTGTCTTATTCCTAGATGAACCGGAAACAACTTTACACCCTGAAGCTACGAGAGAATTAGTGGAGATGCTAATGCTAATGGCAAAATCAGGAATCCAGATTTTTCTTGCCACTCATAATTATTTTGTTCTGAAGCAAATGCACTTATGTGCTCGCCGAGATGAAATCGACGCAAAATGTTTTGTACTCGAACGAGAAAAAGGACAAGCAATAACTTCTAAAGAATACCTATTGAACAAAGATTTTCCTGAAAATGCCATTTCAGATGAGGCTCTTAAAATGTCAGATGAAGAAGCTAAAATAGATTTAGGATTATAATGGGCACCATCAATGACAGAAAAAATAGAAGAAAGTAATATTACCTTAAACTTTTCGGACAACAACTTTTTTAGGTTTGAAGATTGCTCTGGTTACAAGGCACTGTCTGCTTATAGTTTTAAGGAAATGGATGCATGTTGGTTTGATGAAGATCAAAACACTTTGTGGCTCTTTGAGCTAAAGGACTTTACAAAAGCTAATTTAGCACCATTAGAAAATTTAAGGTCAAGGGCGGATAACCTTGTAAAAAAAGCTGTTGACAGTTTAAACATGTTACTTTCAATAAAACACAGCTATTCTTATTCACAAACATTAAAAAAGTGTACTACTGATAGGATCAATAATAACACAATAATAAAATTCACATCTATCATACACTGTACTTCTTCTCAAAAGCCATCCATTAGCCACATTAACGACCTTTTTCGACGTAAGTTTACTCCGTATGCCAAACTATTTGACATCAATTATTATAGTGTAATAGAACATTCAAGAGCAATCAATCTTATACCTAATCATATTGTAGGTTAATTTATCGTACTTTTCACCAAATAGTCTTAGCAAGTTTTACAGGAAAGATTTAATTCTCTTCAACGTCTCACTTACCCCTACCCTTTTGCTCTATCCAAGCAGTGGGGGTCATTCCTTCAAATTGACGAAAGACCCTCGAAAAATAATTCACACTGCTAAAGCCGCTTTCATAACAGGCCTGGGTAATGTTTTTTCCCTTCCACAGCAATTCTTTTTTGGCACGCTCCAGTCGCTCACGATTGATAAAGCGGACAGGTGTCTCTCCTAATTCACGCTGAAAGGCCCTGAAAAACTGGGCCCTTGACAGGCACGCCTGATTTGCCAGATGATTCACATGCAATGGTTGCTCTAAGTGCTGCCGAATGTATTTTACCACATGGGCAAGCCTGTTTCTAGTACTCAATTTATCCAAATTATGAAGCAGGTAGTGCCTTGCCTGTGTTTGCATCAAACTGGCAATCAGCTCCCTTGTGGTATTGGATGCTTTCATTTGTTTCCCAAAATCATTGTCCACCATCACCCGGATAAGGGAATTCAGGTTTTGCTGTACAAGCTTATTGTTCAGCAAGGTAAAATTATCTTTTGACCAATTCCATGAAGAATCATCCACCCGCGGAAAATACTCGTTGAGCCACACCATTGTTTCCCGTAAAAACCCCTCACTGATCTCCAGCGCCAGGCATTGGGTCGGTGATGCTATAGTCGCTTCCGGAAAATCGATATACATCAACTCGGAAGCCGGCATGACGATGGACTGCCCCGGCAAAAATTCAAATGGCGCCTCCGATCGCAAATTCATGATTTTCTTGCCCTGAATCATTGCCACCACCGCGGGATTATCAAATTGCAAATCAAAATTATAGGCATAGCGGCTCGTCTCATATAAATTCAAAACGGCATGATCGGCCTGATGAGCCGTACGATGCTCCACCTCAGATGTGGGTGAGCTGAAGATTTTGTACTTCTCCTTAATATTTATGGCATCTAACATGATTTGGGCTTATCGATTTTCTAAGCATAAATTAGCGAAAAAGCCCCTAGCCTCCAAGGCTTCTCCCAGAATGCGACTATTGTGCTAATAGATGAAATTATCATGAACGAGAATATCCTGACAATTCACCACCTTCATGCTTCTACCAAAAATAACCAATAAACATGAGTACAATAACCCAAGAAAAACCAGCTACCCTGCTGGATCGCCCTGATTTCAAACCGCATTATGACAATTTTATCGGTGGAAAATTTGTACCTCCCGTGGACGGAGAATATTTCGATGTCATCAGTCCCGTGGATGGTCAGGTCTTCACTAAAGTGGCCCGTGGCAAGGCTGCTGATATCGAATTGGCACTGGACGCTGCCCATAAGGCTTTTCCCGCATGGAGCCGCACCTCCGCCACCGAGAGGAGCAACATCATGCTCAAAATCGCAGATCGAATAGAAAACAAACTGGAATACCT
It encodes:
- a CDS encoding Gfo/Idh/MocA family protein, which codes for MTSPIKILVVGCGNMGASHALAYHQMDGFEICGLVARGDSKNELNSKLGADYPLFSSYEKALEACKPDAVCISTYPDTHEEYALMALDAGCHVFIEKPLADTVAGSERIVQAAQAANKKVVVGYILRHHPSWIKFIEIAQTLGKPLVMRMNLNQQSHGRMWDVHRNLMKSLSPIVDCGVHYIDVMCQMTQSKPEKVSAIGVRLTDDIPHDNYNYGQLQITFEDGSVGWYEAGWGPMISETAFFVKDVFGPKGAASIVAKEAGGSGKSDSVDDHTKTESIKIHHADINAANEFTKPDEWVETADEPDHNALCQREQAYFLKAIQSDIDLGQHLEDAINSLKVAFACDESVKTGEIVEIN
- a CDS encoding AAA family ATPase, with product MGYSQFKAKEFAPINVLIGKNDTGKTGLLKLLYASTKGVDTYSRKNETEDISFKKVISEKLSNTFQPGKKGLGELVSKHERGKLSVDMEFSHTKLSYNDRLYFSFGDSTTKNIIDCRDKINPISTNFRCLFIPAKEVLTPLKAIRATRDNLHMPGFDDTYLDLIRALVIPTQRGNIAVELKGVNKKLEDLFEGKIEQGIDDDFIFKKGHSEFHINLTAEGVKKIGILTTLIRNRQLNSNSVLFLDEPETTLHPEATRELVEMLMLMAKSGIQIFLATHNYFVLKQMHLCARRDEIDAKCFVLEREKGQAITSKEYLLNKDFPENAISDEALKMSDEEAKIDLGL
- a CDS encoding helix-turn-helix domain-containing protein, which produces MLDAINIKEKYKIFSSPTSEVEHRTAHQADHAVLNLYETSRYAYNFDLQFDNPAVVAMIQGKKIMNLRSEAPFEFLPGQSIVMPASELMYIDFPEATIASPTQCLALEISEGFLRETMVWLNEYFPRVDDSSWNWSKDNFTLLNNKLVQQNLNSLIRVMVDNDFGKQMKASNTTRELIASLMQTQARHYLLHNLDKLSTRNRLAHVVKYIRQHLEQPLHVNHLANQACLSRAQFFRAFQRELGETPVRFINRERLERAKKELLWKGKNITQACYESGFSSVNYFSRVFRQFEGMTPTAWIEQKGRGK